In Acaryochloris thomasi RCC1774, the DNA window AACCACTGAGACGGGGATGCTCTCTTCTAAGCCCTTGAGCAACCGAAAGATCAGGGTTCGGTGCGCCCAAGGACAGGCGTAGGAGACATAAAGGTGGTAACGCCCCGATTCGGCCTTGAAGCCACCGCTGCCGGTGGGACCAGGTGCGCCATCGGCAGTAATCCAGTTGCGGAACTGGGCATCTTTGCGCACGAAGCGTCCGCCGGTTTCAGAGGTGTCATACCACTTATCTTGCCAAATGCCATCCACTAAAAGTCCCATAATTGCTCTCCTGCATTGGCTGTGACACCCTTACACCTTAGCTTTTGCGAGATGAAAGGTGTTATTCCCTGGGAACAGATGCATTTCTCTTAATCTGGCATGATCAAGGAGACTGCATTCGTTTCAGCAAAGGAATCGTGATCATGCTTTGTTCTACAGCTCTGCTGCAGATGGAACCGTTCCAAGCTTTGCCTCCCGAGCGGCTAGATTGGATTTGCGATCGCACCCAACACATTCACCTTACTGCAGGCGAAGTTTTAGTCCGTGAAGACGAACCCGCCAAAGGCTTTTTTATTCAACTGAGCGGCCAGATTACCGTTAGCCGACGCAGCAACGGCACTGACATGCCCGTCGGTCGTCATCAAAGCCCGTCGTTTTTTGGCGAAATTCAGGTTCTCACTGAAGATGTGGTGCCAGTGACTCTAACGGCTGATTGCAACACAGATCTCTATCGACTCGACTGTGCTGACTTTCTAGAGGTGCTGCATAGCTGCCGCGAGTTTGAAAAACATATTTTCCGCACCGTAGAGCAACGACTGCGCGGGCTAGAGTCGTTCATCCAAACTCGAGAGAAGATGGCTGCGCTGGGGACGCTTTCGGCTGGGCTGGCCCACGAACTTAATAATCCTGCGGCGGCATTAGTGCGGGTCTTGAAAGACGTGAAACCCGCTATTCTTGAACTGCAGCGCATGAACCTCGTATATGGCCAGCATCAGGTCGATGATGATCATACAGAGCAGTGGATTGAATTGCGCGACCGGGGCTTTGATGCGATCGCAAACCCCAAAAACGACCCTCTTGCCCAAGGCGACCTCGAAGACGCCCTCACCGATTGGCTAGAAGACTACGGCGTCGAAGAAGCCTGGAAACTAGTTGAACCCTTAGCTGCCGGAGGTGTTCAGCCTGAGGCTTTGAATCAACTCGTGGACCGCTGGCGTGACGATGCCACCGAACTACGGGATATGGGGCTGCGATGGCTAGCACTGTCCTTTGATGTGATGGGAATGATCACGAATGGCCTGGATGG includes these proteins:
- a CDS encoding ATP-binding protein translates to MLCSTALLQMEPFQALPPERLDWICDRTQHIHLTAGEVLVREDEPAKGFFIQLSGQITVSRRSNGTDMPVGRHQSPSFFGEIQVLTEDVVPVTLTADCNTDLYRLDCADFLEVLHSCREFEKHIFRTVEQRLRGLESFIQTREKMAALGTLSAGLAHELNNPAAALVRVLKDVKPAILELQRMNLVYGQHQVDDDHTEQWIELRDRGFDAIANPKNDPLAQGDLEDALTDWLEDYGVEEAWKLVEPLAAGGVQPEALNQLVDRWRDDATELRDMGLRWLALSFDVMGMITNGLDGAERISILVQSMKSYSYMDRAAQQQINIHDGIEDTLRLFAFKLKHGIKVERRYDLELPEVMAFGSELNQVWTNLIDNAIDALSEGTPDGAAPQIIIRTCHKSSHLRVEIEDNGPGIPADVKNRILEPFFTTKSMGKGSGLGLDVVRRIIENRHSGSLMVESRPGRTCFAVSLPM